A single Argentina anserina chromosome 7, drPotAnse1.1, whole genome shotgun sequence DNA region contains:
- the LOC126802919 gene encoding squamosa promoter-binding-like protein 8 — protein sequence MLDYEWANPSSVMLDGSDSVNGSDPNRHLHLHHNNNSILDHYATTQAAFNNLLPPQPQQQQLSAFNQHFSQAQAQAHQVQSLFDPSVFASASPYAPTTHHHSMLTLDPSIPGHPGLMLIPKSEVVCPPADFASRIGLNLGGRTYFSSEDDFMSRLYRRSRPADHGPFNSPRCQAEGCHTDLSQAKHYHRRHKVCEFHSKASTVIANGVTQRFCQQCSRFHLLAEFDNGKRSCRKRLADHNRRRRKTQQPSQENRISQQRSESTAPNSSSDIATKSPGESAGHSSSAVTVAVSPPRIGLDCFRPRQYQTTASSGSSSSLFFSSG from the exons ATGCTGGACTACGAATGGGCCAACCCTTCCTCCGTCATGCTCGATGGATCCGACTCCGTTAACGGATCTGACCCGAACCGacacctccacctccaccacaacaacaacagcatTCTCGACCACTATGCTACCACTCAGGCCGCCTTCAACAACCTCCTCCCTCCTCAGCCCCAGCAGCAGCAGCTCTCGGCCTTTAATCAACATTTCAGCCAGGCTCAGGCGCAGGCGCACCAGGTGCAGTCTCTCTTCGACCCCAGCGTCTTCGCCAGCGCGTCGCCCTACGCGCCGACCACGCACCACCACTCTATGCTCACCCTCGATCCCTCCATTCCGGGCCACCCCGGGCTCATGTTAATCCCCAAGAGCGAGGTCGTCTGCCCGCCCGCTGACTTTGCCAGCAGGATCGGGCTTAACCTCGGCGGCCGGACTTACTTTTCGTCCGAGGACGACTTCATGAGCCGCCTCTACCGCCGGTCCAGGCCGGCCGACCACGGCCCATTCAACTCCCCGAGGTGCCAGGCCGAGGGCTGCCACACCGATCTCTCCCAGGCGAAGCACTACCACCGCCGGCACAAGGTCTGCGAGTTCCACTCCAAAGCCTCCACCGTCATCGCCAACGGGGTGACTCAGCGATTCTGTCAGCAGTGCAGCAG aTTCCATCTTCTTGCGGAGTTTGACAATGGAAAGCGCAGTTGCCGGAAGAGACTGGCCGATCACAACCGTCGCCGGCGAAAAACTCAGCAACCAAGTCAAGAAAACCGCATCTCTCAACAACGGTCGGAAAGTACTGCCCCGAATTCATCTTCAGACATTGCTACAA AGTCACCGGGGGAGTCGGCAGGTCATTCGTCTTCGGCTGTGACTGTGGCCGTTTCGCCACCGCGAATTGGGTTGGATTGTTTCAGGCCAAGGCAGTATCAAACCACAGCCTCTTCAGGGTCATCAAGCTCACTTTTTTTCTCAAGTGGGTAA